The following is a genomic window from Neodiprion lecontei isolate iyNeoLeco1 chromosome 4, iyNeoLeco1.1, whole genome shotgun sequence.
CACtattcacccccccccccccctccccccctctttctctctctctctctctgtcttccTCTCTCACATACACTCTTCCCAATCAGCCGGGAAGTCAATTGAGGCCCAAAATAGATCGGTCAATTGATCGATCGATCACCCGTTAGGAACTACCGTGCTTTCGGGACCCGCAAAACGAACGCTTTAGTGGCCCCCGACGTTTCTCAGCGAACCGGTGGCCCATTCGAGGGACTCCAAGTCGATGCCCTCGAAGGTGCGCTGGTTCAGACAGACCTTGAACGGGTCGGGTGTTACTGTGATCCCGGCGTTTCCCCGGAGGCTGGGAAGAGAAGCTCCCTCGGGTAGGCTGATGTCGAAGGTGTGGAGCAGCGAGCTGAAGAAGAGGAACAACTCCATTCTCGCGAGCACGTCACCCAGGCACATCCGACGGCCAACTCCAAAGGGTATGAAGTACTCTGGTTTCGTCACCTTACCCTCCGCCGACAAGAAGCGCTCCGGTTTGAACGCCTGCGGCTCGTTCCAAAGCTCCGGGTCCATGTGGACCGCGTGGAGGAGCGGGACTATCTGGGTACCAGCCGGTATCGTGAAGCCGTTAAGCCTGACGTCCCTGGAAACCAGAAGGAGAGGGCTTCGTTAAGTAAAGAGCTACCGATGGACTTTGCAAACATGTATACTGAAATCGGCGTCGCCGCACGCGCGAAAGTCGTCGTGATTTATGGCCGCGGAGATGACCGGGAGTGGCTAGAACTGAGCCCGGCTACGTCTACACGGTGTCACTGACCCCGGACCGTGTCTCGAACGGTGGGCTAGCCGCGGCTGGCCATTGCTTTCACTTTTCATTACAACGCGGCTTGTCGAATCTGCTGTTACAATGATCGCGCCGCGGGCGGGGACAATCGGAGGTCTAAAACCGCGTCTGTACGCATGTAGAATATGATGGGCTCACCTTGTCGTCGCGTGTGTTGTTCCTAGGGGCACTATGCTCGACCTCCGGAGTATCTCCAGGATCGTCGACTCCGTTATCGGGAGGAACGGGACGTCCTCGAGAGCTGGCAATCGTGAGCGACCTACCACGTGGTCAAGCTCCTCCTGCACGGCTCGGATCGCCTCAGGGTGGTGGAGCATCAGCACTACCGCCCACTCAAGTGTCGTTTTTATCGTCTCCATGCCAGCTGAGAAGAGATCGCCGAGGATCTGCTGCATCTGGCGGTCTGGAATCAGAGACAGTGATGGGTGTTATTTGAGGAAATCGAGTCAACGACGATAAGCACCGAGGGCGCGGAAGAGCGACTGTCTTACCGTGGTTCATTCCTTGGAAGAGCTGCGCGTCGCGACCCTCGCTCTTGGCCTTCTGGATCTCTAGGAGGTACGCGTCGACTAGGTCGCGGATGTTACCCTCGTCGAAGGTCGCGCGGTGCTGGTCTACCGTCTCTTGGAAGAAGGTTGCCATCTCGGAACGGTTCTCCCGTATCTTGTCGCGGATCTTTTGGATGCCAGGGAGGAATCGGATCACCGGAATGAAGTTGACCGCCACCATGCTGCCGAACAGCCTGAACCCCTCTTCGATCAGGATCATGAACCGTTTGAACCGGCTGTCGCCGTGGTGGAATCGCACCCCCATTATTATCGAGCATATCACGTTGCTTATCGACATTCCGAGCGAGGTCGATATGTTCGTCGGGGCGCCTTGTTGCACCGACAGCAAACGGAGGAAGGATTGAACTTCTCTCTGCAAGAggagatcaatttttttggtcaattaTAAGGTTTTCCGGAACTTTCACAAAATGGAGGAAAGAGACGATAACAAGGACATCTCACGACGCCGTTCACGCGAATCTGGGAATCCAGGGTAAGAAAAACGTTACTGCAAACACTCACCATTATTTTTGACTCCATCGTCTTCTTCCCAGCGCCGAGATACGTCATCCCTAAACTCCTGAGGTTGTCGTGGAGGAACCTTCGCTGTTCTTTCCACATCGCTCCCTCTGAGTTTACGATACCTAAATCAATACAAACGACGGGATTCGATCAGTTTTCGCTCTTACGTGAAGAACGGCAGGACGCGGCGGACAAAGAGAAGGCCTCGAGGGTGGTTCGTTGACAACTTACCGTATCCGCCCAGGATGTTCATGAATTCGTTGTGGGGTCTGCCGTTGAATTCCTCGCGTCTAAAAGTGTCGCGAATCGCCCTGTAATCGCTGAGTACGACGACGAGCTGGGAACCGAGTCTGGCGCTGAACATGGATCCGTACTTCTTGGCGAGCTGCCCGAAGTGGAGATGGATGTCGCCCTTGAGAAAGGGCAGGTATCCAACGACCGGAAGGCCCCACGGACCCGGAGGCAGAGAGCGGGTGAATTCTAGCCACTGGGCCGATCTGACGATCGCGAACACTCCGACGAACACGATAAGTGTGAACATAACATTCTCCGGTGATCCGCCGAGCACCCTCCATGCCCACTTGACCGCGTACTCCACCAACATGTCTGAATAAGGGTTCAAGTGGCTGGATCACGTCTCGGTGAACACACCGTCGATACAGTCTCTTATGAACGATTTATATACCGTTTGAATATTGGGTATTCAACCCTCGATGTGTGCCCGTAAGAACTCGAAACCGACAAATGAATAAACGAGTCCGAGTCGCCGCTGTTGGCCTGATCAAAGAAGCGCGATGCTGCACGATCAACGATTGCGGCTAATACGGCTGCGGCGAAGAGACACGGTCGGCTGGCTCTGTAACGTGCGAACTGTACGAGTCTGAGGAAGAATGAGTGTGTACTAACATACACCTTCGTGTCATTCCTGTCTTATATAGTGACTCATCAGCCTAGGCCTGCCGTCGTCGGCGGCTAGGGGGGGCGGCCAGGGTGGAGGGGATCCGTCGGCCGCAGGAGTGCCTGAATCTCTTTGCGAGGGCGGGCCTCGCCAGGCGCGCGACCACCCGCTCGTCTTCGGGAATGTCGAGCGGTGGGGTCTGCGACGAGTGGAGGGGAGCGCCCGGGCGAAGTCGAGGGGTCTGACTCCCGCGCCTCAGACGGGGCCCGACGCCGGGTCCGACGGCCCGTCGGGTGTGCGCGCGTCGCTCGACCAACGGAGCTCGACGCCACGCGGTTGGATCCCGTGCGGTAGGTCGCGTCGAAGGAACCCGGGCTATGCTGCAGGCCGCTTCTTAGCATCAAACGGTGAAGGGGTACACGGGCCAACGCGGGGGACGGACGACCTCCGTCCTTCCTGATCGCATTCCGATTCCCCTGCATCTCCGCACCCGCGGGTCAACGAACCCTGAGCCGCTGTGACGATGCTCCAATAatccctcctccccccccacCCTCCCTCACGTCGCTCGCCCATCGACCGTCCAGAGACGGACCCCGAAATACCGGCTAACCGTTTCACAGCGTCGAGGGGTGCAGGCCTCGCATCTGTGTCGGAATTTTTACTCCTTCGTAGCCCCACCACCCCTCCCCTCACGCGCGTCTATGTATGGAATActtaatttttcacacgtttCCTTTTATTTGGTTTTCTTCTCAGTTTTTTGCTTGTCGAGAATGAGTGATATGCTTACGACTGGTTCTCCGAGTAAGGAGGGGAGATACTTAATTCTTCTACCGATCATTGTGAAGGCGAGGGGAGGGAATTATTGTTGCTATCATTTTTGTCTTTCAATCcgagtctctctctttctctacgTCGTGACGACTGCGTTTTTCTCACCACGTTTCGGAGAATCATCCCGTAAATTCCATGGGCATAGCCGTGTTAAGCGGATAATATGTATCAATCAATTACCTTAGTCTCGGAATTTTGGAAAGCATGAAAAAGTTATTCcatattttgtaattcttgTAAAAAATGTACCATTCAACGTAGAGAATTTATGTACCGCTCTTATTTTACGATTATGACTCTCCCTCGTTTCTGCCAAAGTGATTCGGTACACCCATCTGCGATATTATTTCACACAACCGCGAATACTCCTTTTTCACGTATACTTGCATTCAAGAGCGCACGGTAATTGCCCGTTAATTATGCTCCAGGACCTTTAGCTTGCTGCAACTGCGTCACGGCGTGGGTGCAGCGATCAAAAGAAAAGGACGAAACGGCGACAGCCCGTTCGCACGTATTCGATGCTGACGTAGGTAGACACACAGCACCGACGCAAATGATTATAAAACTCTCGGAGTTTGGTTCGCCTTTTATTTCTACCTCTGACAGTGCAGTTTCCATTTGTTATACACGTTTGACTTTGGtaatatattgtaaaaaatgtttcgaCCGATTTGACCGTTCAATATTCTCCGAAACGCTGACGCGtgtgtttttttaaaaaaaaaaattcttatccCCATAAGAATCGTCCTTCACGGCCCTCCGACTCAACGCAGCGCTCGAATTTATCACGTCGCATCGATTACACGTAACGAtaagaaaatcgaaatttacTATCAGAAAATAAACCCACATTGTCACCGAAACGACGATCCGATCGGTGACGTTCGCCTCCGTACTATACTTATCTGTTCTGGTCGTTCACCTCCTGTCGGTACACTATACCCCGAGGGGTTCCTGATGACGAAGACGCTGTTTCCGATACTTCTTCTAATCTCTGCGGTACAAAGGAAAACACAGATTATTCCCTTATCGTTTATCGCTGCAGCGCGATGAATGCACATCTGCCCCTAATCGTTCGGCTCACGATTCGGCAATCGACAAAACGAAGAAGTGTGCGGGTTTCGAACGACCTTACCTCGCTCCtcggagaaagagagaagagctCGTATCCTGGGTCGCGATCCGAGGCCAGGTGACAAGTCGCCTTATCGGTGGTTCTGGGTCCGACCCCGTGGTTGTCGGGGGAGGAGGGAGGCCGAGACTAATGAGTAAAACAATGGGGGTCATTGACCGGCGTATCGGTACCATTCGGTAAGTCGGTGGTAGTGGCGAATACGCGGGACCCGATCGCGCCCATCCCGGTTAACATGCGGCAGCCTCTTGGAATATTAAATAGATACAGTTACCGAGGGCCTCGAGCAATTTGCGATTGTTTACATGTGAGGCCGTTGCCCAGAGGAACAGCTCTCCTCACCACGCGACGCTCTTTCGATCACGGAGCTGCGCCTTCGGCCTTATACCTGCGGCACATGCTTCACACGTCGCGGTGCTGCATCCGCAGCTACTCGATGGAAATGCGCTACGAGCCATCACCTGCTCGCATACCTTACAGAACTACCAACATCCAACTCGTTTGCTACCCCGGAGCAGCTTGCGTTGGATATTGTCGC
Proteins encoded in this region:
- the LOC107222082 gene encoding cytochrome P450 18a1 produces the protein MLVEYAVKWAWRVLGGSPENVMFTLIVFVGVFAIVRSAQWLEFTRSLPPGPWGLPVVGYLPFLKGDIHLHFGQLAKKYGSMFSARLGSQLVVVLSDYRAIRDTFRREEFNGRPHNEFMNILGGYGIVNSEGAMWKEQRRFLHDNLRSLGMTYLGAGKKTMESKIMREVQSFLRLLSVQQGAPTNISTSLGMSISNVICSIIMGVRFHHGDSRFKRFMILIEEGFRLFGSMVAVNFIPVIRFLPGIQKIRDKIRENRSEMATFFQETVDQHRATFDEGNIRDLVDAYLLEIQKAKSEGRDAQLFQGMNHDRQMQQILGDLFSAGMETIKTTLEWAVVLMLHHPEAIRAVQEELDHVVGRSRLPALEDVPFLPITESTILEILRRSSIVPLGTTHATTRDVRLNGFTIPAGTQIVPLLHAVHMDPELWNEPQAFKPERFLSAEGKVTKPEYFIPFGVGRRMCLGDVLARMELFLFFSSLLHTFDISLPEGASLPSLRGNAGITVTPDPFKVCLNQRTFEGIDLESLEWATGSLRNVGGH